The following DNA comes from candidate division TA06 bacterium.
AGTCGACTTCTTCAGGTTTCAATACAGGATAGGCATCTCTTTTCCTGCTAAGGATGCGGTTCGAAATCATTTTCCCCTTGCTGTCAAGAGGAGTGTTGGCTTGGGCAACGGCATATTCTTCCTCATCATCGGCGGACAGATACTCTATCTTTCTTGTTACATGCCCTCCTTCCACTCTTCTGTAAGGAGTTTCGATGAACCCAAGCTCATTGATCCTAGAGTAGGTACAAAGCGAGGAGATCAGACCAATGTTGGCGCCTTCAGGAGTTTCTATTGGACAGATCCTTCCATAATGAGAATGATGGACGTCTCTCACTTCAAATCCTGCGGTCTCCCTCGTCAGGCCGCCGGGCCCCAGCGCAGAGAGCCTCCTTTTGTGAGTCAGTTCAGTCATGGGGTTGGTCTGTTCCATGAACTGAGAAAGCTGACTCGATGCAAAGAAACTCATGACTATGCCGGCTATCAATCTTGCATTTATCAGCTCTTGAGGAGTTAAGGAAGACGTATCCCTCAGAACCATCCGCTCTCTTATTGCTCGAGCCATTCTTGAAAACGCAACATTCATCTGGTTTTCCAGGAGCTCACCCACTCTTCTCACCCTCCTGTTGCCCAGATGATCTATGTCATCAAGAGATCCTTCACCTTTCCGTAGACCAAGCATGTACTTGATGGCCCCCACAATGTCTTCCCGGGTGAGCGTGGTCACGTTCGAAGCCACCTTGAGACCCAGTTTAGAGTTTATCTTGTGCCTGCCCACAGTCTTCAGTTCATATCGCCGAGGTGTAAAGAACATTCTATCAAAGAATGCCCTGGCAGCCTCATAGCTGGCTGGCAGGCTACCTCTCAAGAGGAAATGTATCTTCTCCAACGCCTCCTTCTCTGATCTCGTCGAATCTTTGGCCAGGGTAGAACGCAGGATCGAGATATCAGTCTCGTCTTCTTCAGTTATCACGTCTATCTTTTTCACCTTCTTCTCTTGAAGAAGCTCTATCAGCTCGGGCTTGATCTCGCTCAGTGCTTCGCAGATCACCTCTCCGGTTCTAGTGTTCACCACGTCTGTCGAAATTATTCTTCCTACCAGTTTGGACTTCTGGGGACTCTTCTTGGAGTCGACAGCGAGCGTCTCCTTACCACAGAAGAGGCCAACGATGCTGGAGGTCGAAGAAAATCCGATGGCCCTCAGAAGAATGGTCGCAGGAAACCTCCTCTTCTTGTCCAGGCTCACCAGAAGGATATCGTTCGCGTCTGTGCTGAATTCCATCCACGATCCTCTGTACGGGAGAAGTTGAGCAGCATATAACATCTTACCGCTAGGATGAAGTGCCTCCGTGAAGTATGCGCCCGGAGAGCGGTGGAGCTGGCTGACAACCACCCGCTCTACCCCATTAACAATGAATGTCCCTCTCGATGTCATGAGGGGAAGGTCTCCAAGAAAAACCTCCTGCTCGATTATGTCTCTAGCCCTCTCATCCTCCTTATCCTTGGTGATAAGCCTGAAGGTGGCCACAAGAGGCCTGGCGTACGTGACACCCTTTCTCTCAGCTTCTTCGTCTGAATACTTGGGTCTGCCCAGCCTGTAATTCATGAACTCGAGAGTGAACCTTCCGTGTATGTCCTCTATGGGGAAGATTTCCGAGAGCACTGCCTGAAGCCCTTCCTTCTTTCTCTTCTCAGGCGGGACACTAGCCTGGAGGAACCGGGCAAATGACTCAAGCTGAACCTCTAGAAGGTCAGGCAGGTCAAGCGCAGACCCTATTTTCGAAAAACTTACTGTGAGATCGTCCTTCATCTTTCCACCTACCTACTTGGCTCTACGAACTCGCTAATGCGACATCCGAAGGATTAGGTCTCTATTTTCGATTTTCCATTTTCTATTTTCGCCTGTCGGTTATTCTAGTTCCACGGTGGCCCCGACGTCGATCAGCCTTTTCTTGATCGACTCAGCCTCTTCTTTGGAAACCTTTTCTTTGATAGGCTTTGGAGCATTGTCCACTAGGTCCTTGGCTTCCTTCAGACCGAGATTGGTAAGCGCACGCACCTCCTTTATCACCTGGAGCTTCTTATCCCCAAATGAGGTGAGAACTATCGTAAACTCAGTCTGTTCCTCTTTCAGCTGCGCCTCTGCTGCCCCAGCTGGAGCAACCGCAGCCTGTAGGACCGGAGCCTGTGCAGTCACTCCGAATTTCTCTTCCAGGTCTTTTACAAGGTCGGCCAGTTCGAGCACAGTCATCTTTTCAACAAGCTCCATCACCTTCTCTCTATTCCCTGCCTTCTTTGCTATTGTTGTCTCTTTTGCCACCACTATCTCTTCTCCTGGTTTAAGGTTGCTCTTTCCCTTGCTCCAACTCCTCACTCTTTTTTTCTTCTGGCTTTTTCTCAGCCTCACCCTCACGCTGTTCTGCGCCTTTCACCTCGCCTATCTGTGTAAGAACATATAGAAACTCCCTCAACACAGACCTCAGGACTTCTGCAAATCTGGAAATCGGCGCCCCCACCTGCATGAGAAGCTGCGAAAGCAGAACATCTTTGCCGGGAAGAGTGGCGATTCTCTTCACCTGATCTGGGCCGATAACCTCTCCCTGGAAGACACCCCCCTTTATCGTGAGCTTCCCAGACTCTTTGGCGAAGTCGTTGATGACCTTGGCCGGAACCGCGGGATCGTCATAGCCAAAAGTGAAGCCGTTCGGACCAGTAAGATAGGGCAGGAGCGGCTCCAGATCAGCCTTGGATGCGGCAAACCGTGCGAGAGTGTTCTTCGCCACCCTGTATACGACCGAGCTATCGCGACAGCGCCTCCGCAGCTCTGCCATCTCCTCCACGTTCAACCCCGTGAAGTCGCTAAGAACCACCGCCTGGGCTTTCTTGAACATCTCAGTCAGTTCTTCTACAGTCCTTTCTTTCTCAACTCTTGCCATTTTCTTCTCGTTCTAGATTCTATTTTCGATTTTCGTGTTTCAGTCTGGCTTAGCGACTTGCCGCAAGTTGGACATCCTTGAGATCGACATGTATCCCGGGCCCCATTGTGGAACATATTGAAATGGACCTTATATAGGTACCCTTTGCGGTCGCCGGCCTCAATCGTATGGCTTCCTTCAAGAATTCAAGGCCGTTCTCATAAAGCTTTTCAGCATCAAATGAGGCTTTGCCTATCGGAACGTGAAGATTCGCGCTCTTGTCCAGCCTGAACTCAACCTTCCCCTTCTGTATGGCTCGAACAGCCTTACCCACTTCGAAAGTTACCGAACCTACCTTCGGATTGGGCATCAGGCCTCTTGGTCCCAAAATCTTGCCGAGCTTGGCAACTGAACTCATTATGTCAGGAGTTGCCACCACAGCATCAAAATCAAACCAACCAGACTTTATCTTCTCCATGTACTCATCCGATCCAACGTAGTCGGCTCCTGCCTCCTGTGCCTCCTTCTCTTTCTCTCCCTTGGTAAGTACGAGGATTCTGACCTTCTTCCCTCTTCCATGCGGCAACTCAACCGTTCCTC
Coding sequences within:
- a CDS encoding 50S ribosomal protein L7/L12, whose product is MELVEKMTVLELADLVKDLEEKFGVTAQAPVLQAAVAPAGAAEAQLKEEQTEFTIVLTSFGDKKLQVIKEVRALTNLGLKEAKDLVDNAPKPIKEKVSKEEAESIKKRLIDVGATVELE
- a CDS encoding 50S ribosomal protein L10, translated to MARVEKERTVEELTEMFKKAQAVVLSDFTGLNVEEMAELRRRCRDSSVVYRVAKNTLARFAASKADLEPLLPYLTGPNGFTFGYDDPAVPAKVINDFAKESGKLTIKGGVFQGEVIGPDQVKRIATLPGKDVLLSQLLMQVGAPISRFAEVLRSVLREFLYVLTQIGEVKGAEQREGEAEKKPEEKKSEELEQGKEQP
- a CDS encoding 50S ribosomal protein L1, producing the protein MKPSKRYKELAGKVDSSRFYALRDAVALVKETSKAKFDETIEMNVQLGVDPKRSDQMVRGTVELPHGRGKKVRILVLTKGEKEKEAQEAGADYVGSDEYMEKIKSGWFDFDAVVATPDIMSSVAKLGKILGPRGLMPNPKVGSVTFEVGKAVRAIQKGKVEFRLDKSANLHVPIGKASFDAEKLYENGLEFLKEAIRLRPATAKGTYIRSISICSTMGPGIHVDLKDVQLAASR